Sequence from the Pseudomonadota bacterium genome:
TTTCCTGCCGCAGCTGGACATTTGTCTGGCGCAGTTCACGGGTCTGTTCCTGCACCATGTTTTCCAGGCTGGACTGATATTTCTCAAGCTCATCCTCGTAAAAAAGTCTCTGCAATCCCCCTGCTATAATATCAGCTGCTGCACCGAGAAAGGCAATCTCCTCGTCGCTCTTCTGCATATTGGCCGGCAGATAGAGAGTGATGACGCCCCGCGGCTTCTTGCCGGTCATGATCGGTACGCAATAATGGCCATGAGGGCGCATGCCGTCAAACCTGATGCTATGACGCTCGTCAATATTGGCGGCATAAAAAGTACGGCACTCAGCTGCGGCAAGGCCGCACAGACAGCGGCCGAAAGGCACCCGCGTACAGAGATCCAGAAGCTCCGGCGCAAGATTCCTGTGGGCTTTTAATACCAGCTCTGCAGATTTCTCTTCCACCAGGAAGACCGCCCCGGCATTTTCGATCTGCAGAAAATCTCTGCCCAGCAGAATGTCAAGGGCCCGGTTGATCAACCTGTCAACTTCCCCGGCCCGCATGGCTTCCTGGTGAAGATCAATCAGTGAAGCGGCACGTTCTTCTTCGAGATATGCCTCGCGGGTGCGGTCCTCCACCATGGACTCAAGGATCTGCAGCTTCTTCTGCAGCCGCGACATCTTGATAAGGGCTTTGTCAAAGTCAGAATCCATTTCTACCCTTCAAACCTCAGATTGAATACGCATTGCTCGTCTCCATGAATCATGCATCTTGTCTGACTGTGTTCGATGGGCACCCCATAATGATCGGCAAGCCCGTCAATGAGTCCCTCCACAAGATAACACAATTTTCGTGCAGAGGAATATTTCATGACAAGGGTATCAGCAAAAGGATCTTCGGCAGAAAATTTCGGGGTCTCGGCATCTTTATAGAGTTTGACGATTTCGATGTGGTGGATGAAATCAACCGTCTTCAGAAAATCCTTCGGATGGCTGTAGGGACTGAAAAACCGGGGGTACCTTTCGACGAGTTTCGGGATGGCATATCTGCCGAAGGCACGGAAAACATCAGGCACAGAATTGTCCAGCAATCGCGCTGTTTCAGCAACGATTTGCATGAAGTCTTCATCAGGGTATGTCCCGGGACCGACGATAACTCCGGGGTCCCCCATCTTCAGCTGGCATCGCGACAGCACCCCCTCATATTCATCCTCACCGTAATT
This genomic interval carries:
- a CDS encoding heme NO-binding domain-containing protein, translating into MKGIIFNLLEGFITDNYGEDEYEGVLSRCQLKMGDPGVIVGPGTYPDEDFMQIVAETARLLDNSVPDVFRAFGRYAIPKLVERYPRFFSPYSHPKDFLKTVDFIHHIEIVKLYKDAETPKFSAEDPFADTLVMKYSSARKLCYLVEGLIDGLADHYGVPIEHSQTRCMIHGDEQCVFNLRFEG